From the Prunus dulcis chromosome 4, ALMONDv2, whole genome shotgun sequence genome, one window contains:
- the LOC117623923 gene encoding putative receptor-like protein kinase At4g00960, with product MKMGSSRSMLFFITLAIIILNLVAPTMAQDDGTCTHEGEYCLKCSDTVPYTAGDKYQENLNSLLSSFSSNTQNNSGFYSSSRGQDSNKVNAIALCRGDLPQDSCQAWLNRSTHILLQNCSTHKEAIIWAERCMVRYSHEVIFGIEQTDPFKRLPSPNPAKNPQQFEVVLTPLLDILSERAAAGDSLKKFAAGHAPVPGGETIYALAQCTPDMDKKNCSTCLNKTILDIGGGMNGGRVLKPSCNLRYEIYSFFDSRAGSLVDIPPPVPPPPAPAPEEAKKKGNTKQTVIIIIVVLVVFVTIFSSICFFFRVRKRRVKLEQDENSEDISLVESLQYDFETIRSATDDFSDANKLGQGGFGAVYKGKLANGRYIAVKRLSKNSEQGDREFKTEVTLVAQLQHRNLVRLLGFCLKAGERILIYEYVPNTSLNHFIFDTTDHAHLDWETRYKIIGGIARGLLYLHEDSRLRIIHRDLKPSNILLDEDMNPKIADFGMARLFMMDQTQGDTQTIVGTYGYMAPEYAIHGRFSVKSDIFSFGVLVLEILSGKRINSFRNRENEEDLLSYAWRNWRDNTVANIMDPKLRTGLGIEMMRCIHIGLLCVQENVASRPSMASVVSMLSSHSVTLSVPSRPAYYLQYNSGSDLTGSDESKNSMHVSRNKNSDFTEPYAR from the exons ATGAAAATGGGTTCCTCAAGAtcaatgcttttcttcatcactCTTGCTATTATTATCTTAAACCTTGTTGCTCCCACCATGGCCCAAGATGATGGTACGTGCACACACGAAGGTGAGTACTGCTTGAAATGCTCTGATACTGTCCCCTACACGGCAGGTGACAAGTACCAAGAGAACCTCAACAGCCTCctctcttccttctcctcCAACACCCAAAACAATTCCGGGTTTTACAGTTCATCCAGGGGACAAGACTCCAACAAGGTCAATGCAATTGCATTATGCAGAGGAGATCTCCCACAGGACTCTTGTCAGGCTTGGCTCAACAGGTCTACTCATATTCTCTTGCAAAATTGTTCAACTCATAAGGAAGCAATCATATGGGCAGAGCGTTGTATGGTGAGATACTCACACGAAGTGATATTTGGTATTGAACAAACGGACCCTTTTAAGCGTTTGCCTAGCCCAAATCCTGCTAAAAATCCTCAACAGTTCGAGGTGGTGCTTACCCCCTTGTTGGATATCTTAAGTGAAAGAGCTGCGGCAGGGGATTCTCTTAAAAAATTTGCAGCAGGGCATGCACCTGTCCCTGGAGGTGAAACAATATACGCACTTGCTCAGTGCACTCCAGACATGGACAAGAAAAACTGCAGCACTTGCCTTAACAAGACCATCTTAGATATTGGCGGTGGAATGAATGGAGGAAGAGTCCTTAAACCCAGCTGTAATTTAAGGTATGAGATTTATAGTTTCTTTGACTCTAGAGCCGGTTCGTTAGTAGATATTCCACCTCCAGTTCCGCCACCGCCAGCGCCAGCACCTGAAGAAG CAAAAAAGAAGGGtaacacaaaacaaactgtcatcatcatcattgtagttttggttgtttttgtcACTATTTTCAGCAGCATATGCTTTTTCTTCAGAGTAAGGAAACGAAGGGTAAAACTTGAACAAG ATGAGAATTCGGAAGACATTAGTCTGGTGGAATCGTTGCAATATGATTTTGAAACTATAAGATCTGCAACAGATGACTTCTCTGATGCAAATAAGCTTGGACAGGGTGGATTTGGAGCCGTTTACAAG GGTAAGCTAGCGAATGGAAGATATATAGCTGTGAAAAGGCTCTCTAAGAATTCTGAACAAGGTGATCGTGAATTCAAAACTGAAGTCACGTTAGTTGCTCAACTTCAGCACCGGAACTTAGTGAGGCTGCTAGGTTTTTGCTTGAAAGCAGGGGAAAGAATCCTCATTTATGAATATGTGCCTAACACAAGCCTTAATCACTTCATTTTTG ATACAACTGATCACGCACATTTGGATTGGGAAACACGTTACAAAATCATAGGAGGCATTGCTCGAGGGCTTCTTTACCTTCACGAAGATTCCCGACTACGAATTATTCACCGTGATCTTAAACCTAGCAACATTCTGTTGGATGAAGACATGAATCCTAAAATTGCGGATTTCGGCATGGCAAGATTGTTTATGATGGATCAAACTCAAGGAGATACTCAGACAATTGTGGGAACCTA TGGATATATGGCTCCAGAGTATGCAATTCATGGACGTTTTTCTGTCAAGTCGGACATCTTTAGTTTTGGCGTGCTAGTTCTTGAAATCTTAAGTGGTAAAAGGATTAACAGTTTTCGAAACAGAGAGAATGAGGAGGATCTTTTAAGCTAT GCCTGGAGGAATTGGAGGGATAATACAGTGGCAAATATCATGGACCCAAAGCTGAGGACAGGTTTAGGAATTGAAATGATGAGATGCATCCACATTGGTTTGCTATGCGTCCAAGAAAATGTGGCAAGCAGACCATCCATGGCTTCAGTTGTCTCTATGCTTAGCAGCCATTCTGTCACACTCTCAGTACCCTCACGACCGGCATATTATTTGCAATATAACAGTGGATCAGACTTAACAGGGTCCGATGAATCCAAAAACTCTATGCATGTGTCAAGAAATAAGAATTCAGATTTTACTGAACCATATGCTCGCTAG
- the LOC117623933 gene encoding cysteine-rich repeat secretory protein 38-like: MQPTHNASNNGGIYRQNLNTLLSSLTSDPKINPRFYSSSLGQAPDKVNAIAVCRGDVAPEDCRTCFKDSVPIFLQKCADQKKGIIWAERCTVQYSNISIFGVLEYDPLKNVPSMHNVSNPEQYKQVRDPLFENLSEKAAAGDSDLKFAAGNVSVHVTNETIYATVQCSPDLDKQNCSDCLKESISEIPVCCDRVGGGRVLRPSCYLRFESSPF, from the coding sequence ATGCAGCCTACTCACAACGCCTCCAACAATGGCGGCATCTACAGACAAAACCTCAACACCCTCCTCTCCTCTTTAACTTCCGACCCCAAAATCAATCCCAGATTTTACAGTTCTTCTCTGGGACAAGCCCCGGACAAAGTGAACGCAATTGCCGTATGCAGAGGGGACGTTGCACCTGAAGATTGCCGCACCTGTTTCAAGGACTCTGTTCCCATTTTCCTGCAGAAATGTGCTGATCAGAAGAAAGGAATCATATGGGCAGAGCGCTGTACGGTTCAATACTCGAACATCTCGATTTTTGGTGTGCTTGAATATGATCCTCTTAAGAATGTGCCGAGCATGCATAACGTATCAAACCCTGAACAGTACAAGCAGGTGCGCGACCccttatttgaaaatttaagtGAGAAAGCTGCAGCAGGGGACTCTGATTTAAAATTTGCAGCAGGGAATGTGTCGGTGCATGTAACAAATGAAACTATATATGCAACTGTCCAGTGCAGCCCTGATTTGGACAAACAAAACTGCAGCGATTGCCTTAAAGAGTCCATCTCAGAAATTCCAGTGTGTTGTGATCGTGTGGGTGGAGGAAGAGTTCTTAGACCCAGCTGTTATTTGAGGTTTGAGTCCAGTCCTTTCTGA